The Trichoderma asperellum chromosome 6, complete sequence region CTGCAAGCGCAGAAATAGCCCGCCTAGTCGGCATACCAGAAACCCAACTTATCCAACAAAACTTTGCAACCTCGTTAGCATACGGCTTATTGCATACATTGACAGAGAATGCAagccaagacaagacaaaggggggagaaaagacaaaggtggaagaaaaagtaaGAGGGGAAGATCGCATTAAGGGAAAGCTAGGTTCCAAGATCTTTATTGACTCAGCCTATACTCATTTCATCGACATCGTCGCGCTCTTCTTTGACCTAATTGATCAAGAAGACTCTATCGAAAAGGTCTTCTTAAGACAAGCTCACCTCAAATATGCAGGCGAAAACATGGCAGCGATCAAGGCAATTGCCCATTCGCCAGCTATCCTTCCGCCAAATCAGCAGCCCATGTTCAGAGCGAAATTTGTGTTCAACGAACTTGTTCGCCTTTGTCAAAGCACTGAGTTTCAGTTTCACGACCTTTGGACACCGGCCGTTGTAGCTGCGATTGCTCGAAAGCTATTCAATACGGTACACCCAGCACTTGGCTCTCTTCACGCATGCTCTGTTCTTCGCAAAGTAAGGATATTAGTGTGCTTAGCCGGACCAGTTGCTTGGGAATCATACTGTTTAGAAATGTTATTGACCTCCATTCGAAGCTTCATTGTGGATTCCGAATGCGCAGATGATGCTCTCGGGATTAGCCAGTATTTACTCTCCCGGGGGAAGACATACTTAGCCCAAGTTCCCTCGTTCCTTGCTGGCTATTCTCTGTCAGCTTTGGCATCGCTTAGAGTCTTCCTCGAATCCAGTCAGTCGAGTACTACGCAAGAGAGCCAATTCAAGGCTACCATGAGTAAGGCGCAAAAGTTTCACGAGTGGTTTAGTCAGTATCTAGCGGATTATACCTCTCCGAGATTCGAAAGCCAGCCACAAAACGACTTATTCAAATCTATCACCATGTCGGCAGCTCATATACGGTCTTCTGGCAATGCAGAGAAAAACACTTCAGAAAGCAAGCTTCTTTTGGATATCCTGAACGATGAAATAGCGGGAAGCCAACTTCTCAATGAGTCTTCACGACAGCTTGCACTTGGTCTCCTCTGTGGCGATTTTATGATCCCGACGCATATTAAAGATGATGTTTTGGAAAGTGACCAACATGCGATTAACCATGCTTCAGCGGTGTGGAAAAGCTGTGGAGCTCAAAATCTCAGCGAAAATTACTTGGCTTGGGCAGGACGAGTTGTTGGTCGTTCATTCCTAGCATCTGGAAGCATTCCTGGCGACATATTACGGGAGTCACGACTCGACCAATATGAGAAGATAGCGCCGGGGCCCCATGGATCCGAAATGGGACTCTTACATCTCCTGCAAGACCTTACAACGAATCCAGACTCAATCACTGCAGGGTTGGCTGAAGCTACATTGCGAACTGCAATATCACGAGCAGTTGTGGAAGATGATGCTCCACTCGTCACAGCAGGCCAGCGAAGTCTGTCCGAGTCGCTTTTCCTTGCATCACAATGGGGATCGTACAGGACCCCCCCTTCAGAAACTACTCCGGTCGACAGTGACCAGTTTACGTGGACTGAAGATATCACATCGAAAAGCTGGCTACCTCGTTTGAGTGCATATCTTGCACATGCAGTATCAAGTTCAATTCTTCTCTCGGTGCTGTCATCGGGGCTCCTGAATGTCAAGGGATTTGCTGAGAaatcttttcctttcattGTGCATCTGGTGCTCTACTTTCAATTAGAGCAACAACAGGCGACTAAGAAGTTGCTGTCAAACGCGATGAAACAATGGCTAGGATCAACTGACCAAACAGCTAAAGAGAATATCAAGTTATTGATTAACACGATTCTTTATCTCAGGACCCAAGAATACCCTAAGGAGTCATCTATAGTAGATCGACTGCATTGGTTGGATATAGACTACGCTTTAGCAGCATCGTCCGCAACTCGATGTGGAATGCACAAGACAGCTCTCCTCTTTGCCGAAATAGCCGCATCAGAAACTTCACGCACATCTCGAAGGGCTTCTGTTGCCAAAGAAGCCGATATGAATGAAACTCTATTGGCAATTTTTGAGAATATTGATGATCCAGATGCGTACTATGGCTTAACGGAGGAAGCAAGCTTATCGAGCGTCCTGTCCCGTTTGGAGTACGAGCAAGCTGGCACAAAGAATTTAGCTTTTAGAGGCGCTCAGTACGATAGTCATATTCGCTTACAACAGAATACTTCAGAAGCGGACGCGAATGTACTCGTTAAGACATTGGGCACGCTAGGATTGGCCGGTTTGTCTCATTCTCTAATGCAAACACAACAGAATCTCGGTTCGACTGCAGCCTCCATAGAAAGCACGTTTCAAACTGCCCGAAGACTTGAAATATGGAATCTCCCTGTGCCGGCTGCAAGCGATCATCATGCTGTTGTCACTTATAAGGCATACCAGATTATGCAACAGGCAACGAGTCTGGCAGCGGTCCGAACGGCTATTTATGACGGTTTTGCTCGTACAATGAAGAGCCTAGTTGGCGGCAGTCGCAACGCAACGGCACTGAGAAGCCGCCTTGGGGCTTTGGCAGCGCTTTCTGAATTGGATGAGACTTTGAATATTTCAGATGTGGCTGAACTGGAAGGCTACATGAATCAATTTCAGGGGCGCAGCCAATGGATGAAGAGCGGCTTGTaagactttttttcccctttctccAGAAGTGAAGTCATCGTTACTAATTCACGTACAGATACGACGATGTCAGCCAAATCCTCTCTTGCCGAGGAACAACAATGAGCCTATTTAGCCAACGAGCATTGTGTCTGGGATATACCACGTTTCCTATAGCAGCCATTAGGCAAACGGAAATTAAATCAATGCTTCTCGCATCAAGCATTTACCGATATCACCAAGCCACACAAGAATCCTTAAATATTTCAACAGCTCTAAACGACCTTATCAAGCCATGCGAAGCTTTGGGTGTTCATATTGACGTGGCTGTTACGATCGAAGTGGCAAACTCATTGTGGGACTACGGAGAAATGAGTTCATCGATCAAAATGCTTCAAGGCATTGACAATGTTACAGCACTTAAGAAGCAAGCAATACCCGTGAGCCGATCTGACCTCCTTTCGAAAATTGGTCATAGGATGTCTGTCGCACGCCTGGAGAAGCCCCGAGATATACAAAAGAAATACCTAGAGCCAGCGCTCAAAGATCTTAGAGGTAGCGTTGAAGCAAAAGGAGCAGGTCTGGTGTTTCATCAATTTGCTGTGTTTTGCGAcgagcagcttcaagatcAGGATAGCTTGGAGGACCTCAAACGACTACAAAGCTtaaagaagggcaagaatAATGAAGTCGAAGACCTGAAATTACTGATCTCATCTACTAAAGACTCACAGCTCAGAGCCAAATATACGCACGTTCTTTCCAAGGAAAAGCAGTGGCTCGATCTCGATGAGCAAGAGCTGCGCCGTGTTGAAACGACGCGGAGTGAGTTCGTTCGTCTGAGTCTAGAAAACTATCTACTCTCGCTGGCCTCTTCAGATGAGCATAATAACGATGCCCTGCGATTCACAGCACTGTGGTTCGAGAGGTCAGATGACGAGACGACAAATAAAGCGGTGGGATGGCACCTCGCTAAAGTACCGACAGCCAAATTCGCAGGCCTTATGAGCCAACTCACATCACGGCTACAGAACCAAGATTTGACGTTCCAACAGCTCCTCGCAGATTTGGTTTACAATATTTGCGTAGACCACCCATACCATGGCATGTATCATATCTGGTCTGGTACCAAAGCTAGAGTACAGCAAAAGGATGAAGTGGCGATTCTTCGCGTTAGGGCCAACGAAAAAATTGCGCAAAGGCTTGCAAGTACAAAAGCTGTCGCTGATGCGTGGGTCTCGATtgagaaaacaagcaaataCTATCATGTGCTTGCTCTAGATAGAGATCCTGCAAAGTACAAATCCGGAGCAAAGGTTGCGTTGAAAGATTCCACGGCAGCCAAGAATTTGGTGACTTACCTGACCAAATTTCACATACCTCCACCGACAATGCATATCGAGGTCAACGCAAACAAGGATTATTCTAAAGTACCCATGATCTCGAGGCTTGAACCAACAATGACAATCGCGTCCGGAGTGAGTGCGCCGAAAATCATCACTGCTATTGGAACAGATGGTATGAAATATAAGCAGCTGGTAAAGGGCGGCCAAGACGATCTTCGCCAAGATGCTATCATGGAGCAGGTGTTCGCGGCCGTCTCATCTCTGCTGAAACTTCATAGAGCTACCCGACAGAGAAATCTAGGCATTCGAACATACAAAGTGCTTCCGCTTACAGCCTCCTCTGGGTTGATCGAGTTTGTCCGTGACACAATTCCCCTACACGAATTTCTCATGCCAGCACACGAACGGTATAATCCTCGTGATCTTAAGGGCACCCAGTGCCGGAAAGAGATATTCAACGTCCAGAACAGGACGGTGGAGCAGCGTATCAGCACTTACAGGAAAGTCACTGAAAGATTTCAACCTGTTATGCGATATTTCTTCATGGAGTACTTTGTGGATCCCGATGAGTGGTTCGCAAGAAGGCTAGCATACACGCGAAGTACAGCAGCTATATCGATGCTTGGTCATGTACTAGGTCTGGGAGACCGTCACGGCCATAATATCCTTCTGGATACCAAAACCGGAGAAGCCGTCCATATTGATCTGGGTATCGCGTTTGAGACAGGCAGGATCCTGCCCGTGCCGGAGCTTGTACCATTCCGCCTTACCAGAGATATTGTAGACGGCATGGGAATAGCCAAGACCGAGGGTGTGTTCCGTCGGTGTTGCGAATTTACTCTTGATGCTCTTCGAGAAGAGCAATATTCAATCATGACGATTCTGGATGTCTTGCGGTACGATCCTCTGTACAGCTGGTCGGTCTCGCCGGTGCGGCTGGCGAAGCTCCAGAAGGCTCGCCAGGATGGTGATGGAGCGATTGACGACGCGGTTCAAGCAGACGTAGATccaaagaaggggaagaatcCCGCAGGTCGTCTGAATGAGCCGTCCGAAGGCGATCGAGCCTTGGAGGTTGTGAGGAAGAAGCTTTCAAAGACATTGAGCGTGACTGCCATGGTCAATGATCTTATAAATCAAGCAACAGATGAACGAAATCTTGCAGTATTGTATTCTGGTACGTATATCTGAAAAATTCGTTCTATTTCAAGCTTTGACTACATCGTACTGACTTTGAATCATAGGGTGGGCGGCATATGCGTAAAGGACGGAACATGTACATCTTAACGAGTGGACATGGGGACTTACTGTTGGCAAATGTGAATTACTAGTTGTAGCCAGGTTGTGGAATATGGAAAGGGGCTAAATTGTACATTTCTTGATGTGGATAATATGATATAGTGGTGATTTGCCAGTACAAATTATATGGCAGCGATGATATGGGAGTTATAGGAAGATAACCACACCGACTACATAATGTTAGAGGCTAAATCACTGTAGATATTATACCAACCACTACCAAAGCCAATAAATAGAGCGACACTAATGAATAAAACTATCTGATCCACGGCTATTTGGATTATACATTGATCGTGACCCGGAAGCGCCAGTATCAGAGCATGTACCGCTTATTAATAGAACTGCAGCGCTATAAGAGGCCCGCTATGGCGCGCGTCGCAGGCGCCAGGCGCGCTGGAGACGGCTGGTAATCAAGTGTCCTTATCGCGGGGCGTCTCCTCCATCCGCCCATCCATCATGACATAATAATAGCCACTTCCCAAACTTCGACCCAAAAACCGCAAGTCCAGTCCCACTCCCGATTATTTGATATCCCCCGGCCATTACGCATCCAGCTACTAGCAACCACCACGACCTCCTTCCTAGCACCGATAACGTGCCTTCGTGCCACCAACCTCGGCCCGTATCACGAGCCATCGACAGACAACAAAgcggcagctccagccgGGGTGCGATTGCTAATCGGCGTTCATGCAACCAGCGACAGTCGACccggcttcttcctctcgccGCCGTCCACGCgtgtcctcgtcctcgtcaccCACGTCGTCTCcatcagcagccaagagACCCCGGTTCTCCGATAGcctggccatggccagcgTCTCAGCGAGGGGCAGGATGCCCGACATCATCGACCCGACGAAACGTCAGTCGGCATATCAGCCTCACAGCGGAGCGCGGAAGCTTGTCATCAAGAACCTACGCAGTCCCGTCCACCACGAAGCACGAATCCGGGAGTACTATGCGCGGACGGAGAGGGAACTTGAGGGAGCGCTGGACGCGATCTTCAACAGCCGGACCCCGGCCATTCCGCTTGAGCGGCTCTACCGCGGCGTCGAAGATATGTGCCGAAAGGGAAACGCCGATACAGTGTACAAGACGCTCAAGGACAAGGTGGATAGCCATCTGAAGAATGTGGTCCTGCCCAAGATACAGAGCGCAGCTAGGATATCCAATCTCGACGTGCTGAGGAAAACGCTGGCGGAATGGAAGACATGGAATGCTCAGACGGTATGACTATTTTCTTTATG contains the following coding sequences:
- the TEL1 gene encoding Serine/threonine-protein kinase tel1 (TransMembrane:2 (o1462-1485i1763-1782o)), producing MSSHGQSVMDLARKVKSGGVKEQEKSVDSLAQLLNPRNASTNLSDLGDKSYHEIFEAIFAFVLKEKPAYYDKKKSQGLVVARLSKCAVAVRMAASRGASKIGRKTLLAAIDHITQTLPGPDDDFVRPLLHDYVKALTELISRQVNAELLARKGAETWQDCVDLFLDIALNILPNEANTASLPHAARSSPAPTTSSSRSVPRSNSSLQAQRHTAPGEGGPLKDTLEGLFYLVSAANAPILQRMQDITDLALRILSIKHLSLGSTQTLCFSIINTVFRAIEADNLDDAVTLAKNVLPHMGYWWRPEKASQDELIKGLRNEILRGIILMHLHFEHLAVNLGDKIVRSELENLVDPLWLEYSRRGEAFRLQLSDLTFGPSASGGPAMQLGLLRLKPHNVEGESHWAIVQNLAYLEAILLRSRKAVAEQDVDNREQPRKRRRINQDPNPIRVKLKSEEAGVVRTALQLVPFMLATNTLSHSEIDELLGDLSHFAGGKNTITASWALIACASCALWSKECRLQYDTWKQIWHSAARSISLPATSRAACLLIHCVIETDILPYHNLADDINNIITTADINGPGVICDTSLALMSHLYHVRNSRLPSASQSTSSYIIRWIFLRWNPSELAYSSFQSAHVRPIDLVNLLHLCCGAQPLSTSRQDIASGGLLGEAWISQREIGEFNEYLLLLGHETADVISHECCYLSAKEALPLTADTSIFFTLKKLVLELLYPKLEELKELCISWTKRASDGGSQISANRFQSLISACIVGTLLMPHLKDLNSTQSSSIEALLLDLAERALSAALSSVEPTAFIGLTLKELRSCIPEISTANLTQLFGESSGILNLLSKISEVIEQRQSSQRSGIHADIMDIDDDFDSSTSQAISSSNTYSVPRHNAQLGLNAQAFYIDTRLRLVLLRLINQDSSQLGLLPNSFVDDLLARSDDEFLSCQRLLIEIVRSDLVVTTEASLAIVERLGKIVGNPEFQSCEVAQTTCIEVIDGLSNVWIQDNQNLADMVGDLYVHFVKVCFPSNILSPKTQMSLARLLFTLLRINPEYGKKLKLDSCRTSLLLIMKKGSMKVKCFIAERIADIFELYILMLHEDVFLDILDNLPTDAENKAGIAFRLLVLSKIACSWPTLLRRCAYHIFETPGNISQSTDYAKRCLADISVVLNLKTPAELFQLFSRQLLYTWLEVNTVENIPYSIFGYTSLGELLKSAQAEAIGLATMRGQDAASAEIARLVGIPETQLIQQNFATSLAYGLLHTLTENASQDKTKGGEKTKVEEKVRGEDRIKGKLGSKIFIDSAYTHFIDIVALFFDLIDQEDSIEKVFLRQAHLKYAGENMAAIKAIAHSPAILPPNQQPMFRAKFVFNELVRLCQSTEFQFHDLWTPAVVAAIARKLFNTVHPALGSLHACSVLRKVRILVCLAGPVAWESYCLEMLLTSIRSFIVDSECADDALGISQYLLSRGKTYLAQVPSFLAGYSLSALASLRVFLESSQSSTTQESQFKATMSKAQKFHEWFSQYLADYTSPRFESQPQNDLFKSITMSAAHIRSSGNAEKNTSESKLLLDILNDEIAGSQLLNESSRQLALGLLCGDFMIPTHIKDDVLESDQHAINHASAVWKSCGAQNLSENYLAWAGRVVGRSFLASGSIPGDILRESRLDQYEKIAPGPHGSEMGLLHLLQDLTTNPDSITAGLAEATLRTAISRAVVEDDAPLVTAGQRSLSESLFLASQWGSYRTPPSETTPVDSDQFTWTEDITSKSWLPRLSAYLAHAVSSSILLSVLSSGLLNVKGFAEKSFPFIVHLVLYFQLEQQQATKKLLSNAMKQWLGSTDQTAKENIKLLINTILYLRTQEYPKESSIVDRLHWLDIDYALAASSATRCGMHKTALLFAEIAASETSRTSRRASVAKEADMNETLLAIFENIDDPDAYYGLTEEASLSSVLSRLEYEQAGTKNLAFRGAQYDSHIRLQQNTSEADANVLVKTLGTLGLAGLSHSLMQTQQNLGSTAASIESTFQTARRLEIWNLPVPAASDHHAVVTYKAYQIMQQATSLAAVRTAIYDGFARTMKSLVGGSRNATALRSRLGALAALSELDETLNISDVAELEGYMNQFQGRSQWMKSGLYDDVSQILSCRGTTMSLFSQRALCLGYTTFPIAAIRQTEIKSMLLASSIYRYHQATQESLNISTALNDLIKPCEALGVHIDVAVTIEVANSLWDYGEMSSSIKMLQGIDNVTALKKQAIPVSRSDLLSKIGHRMSVARLEKPRDIQKKYLEPALKDLRGSVEAKGAGLVFHQFAVFCDEQLQDQDSLEDLKRLQSLKKGKNNEVEDLKLLISSTKDSQLRAKYTHVLSKEKQWLDLDEQELRRVETTRSEFVRLSLENYLLSLASSDEHNNDALRFTALWFERSDDETTNKAVGWHLAKVPTAKFAGLMSQLTSRLQNQDLTFQQLLADLVYNICVDHPYHGMYHIWSGTKARVQQKDEVAILRVRANEKIAQRLASTKAVADAWVSIEKTSKYYHVLALDRDPAKYKSGAKVALKDSTAAKNLVTYLTKFHIPPPTMHIEVNANKDYSKVPMISRLEPTMTIASGVSAPKIITAIGTDGMKYKQLVKGGQDDLRQDAIMEQVFAAVSSLLKLHRATRQRNLGIRTYKVLPLTASSGLIEFVRDTIPLHEFLMPAHERYNPRDLKGTQCRKEIFNVQNRTVEQRISTYRKVTERFQPVMRYFFMEYFVDPDEWFARRLAYTRSTAAISMLGHVLGLGDRHGHNILLDTKTGEAVHIDLGIAFETGRILPVPELVPFRLTRDIVDGMGIAKTEGVFRRCCEFTLDALREEQYSIMTILDVLRYDPLYSWSVSPVRLAKLQKARQDGDGAIDDAVQADVDPKKGKNPAGRLNEPSEGDRALEVVRKKLSKTLSVTAMVNDLINQATDERNLAVLYSGWAAYA